TTACATAATGTTTCCGTGCGTTTTCTGAATGAGAACGTTGACAGATGGAAGCAAAGccctatctctctgtctatctctctatctgtctatctatctatctatctatctatctatctatctatctatctatctatctatcaaccATAATAATCATTATAGTAATTCTTGCGTCGTGATTAGTCAGTTTATCGATTAGTTGATCAACAGAAACTTACTGGgaaatattttgataattgattaatcttatgagtaattgtttttgttgaaaaatTTTATGTATCTAGTCACTTGCAGTAGTACTACTTCAGACAGTGTTTTTCATCTTATGTTATAGAAAATTGAATACTTTGGGGTTGTGGACTGTTggatggacaaaacaagcaatttaaatTTGTGACACATGGACTGTACGAAATTTGtgatggacatttctgttaaccattttgacattttctgaaataaTTGTAGTTCTATAGTAATAAAAGGAAATCTGTATATCTGTTTCACCTCTTCAGCCTTTACATGACACTCAGTAGCTCTTTGAGATGGTTAATAAATAAACTGACCTTGACCAGTTCATGTCTCTGGCTGTGTAATTTCTTTTAAAGATCATTATCACTGCAGTCTCTTATTCATAAATGTGTTAAAGCACTAGATACTGTACATGtgaatacatttaatacatAAGTTGCAAAACAGATTGGTGTTCtgacaatattattatatttccgTCAAAAAAGAGAGATTAAAGACACTGATAGTACCTCATGCAATAACCATTGCTTTAAGCTTTCACTCTCTCAGGATTTGAGGTAGCAACCAAACGTATAAATCCCGTCCTGAAATAGCCTGTTTTTTAGTCCAGCTGTCGAGCCACGCAAATCCCTAAACTCTCCCCTCCCACTCACTCCATCCCAGCCCATGTCACTTCCTCCAGccgctccctcctcctcctcatctcctcttcctcctccatcctccatccattgAGCCATTGAGACACCAGCACAGATAACTTTCAGCCTATCGGGGTCTCCCAGATTAATGGACATGCAAATCTCaggctttttctcttttgctGGTCGTGAGCCATGCATGTACATGGCCACAGCTGATGCTATAAGAGATGTGATGTATAAGAATTGATCCAGATTGGTTTTAGTGGGCGTTTCCTCGGCTAAGCCAGTGAACTCTGGTTTTATGGTGCCATAGTGTTAGGTACAGGCAACGGTTTCAAAAGAAAAAGTGACTATTTCTGTTTAGAATTTATGTGGAAAATGCATGTTTTGAGgcatgcatctgtgtgtgtatatatataaatacacaggatgtcctgtgtatatatgtatacacacaggACATCCCTGCACTGTGTAAATagatgggtgtgtttgtgtgcaatcTCACCACTTCACAGATAAAATCCCTCCTGATGAAAGCAGCCAGGAGTTCATctattatttaaacattttctccATCAGAATGCATCTCCTGTTTCTATATTAAACTCCACTAGGTAAGCATAAACTTCACCACTGTAAGGTCAAATGTACTCTGCATTTCTTCTtctctcactattccctctGTTAACATCTTCAAATCAATGCCTAAATATCATCTATTCATCTCCTCATGCCAAGGAATTACTCCACAGCCCTCAATGAAATATAATCACACTACAAATGTCTTCTCGTTAGACTGTATGTTAAAGTTTTTAATAGCatgccattaaaaagtcacatatagGTTTATTAAAATACTTCAATTGTGGATTTGCATTACATTGCATGACCACACAAGGGTATGCTTGTGTGTCACTATGCACAAGGCAATACAGAATGTAACAAGTAATCCATTTTTAATCCATTTTACATGTGGCGGAGTGCTACATTTCCAGTTTCCTTACACAGTGGTCTGAAAAGTGGTCTaaataaaatattcaaataatgatGACATGAAAcgatccttcttttttttaccatttaggCATTGGAAACTGCAAGAACTGCAAACGTTTTGGCATCATTTTAATTACTGCATAGCATGCTTATGAATGTaagaattattattatcactTCTCTGTGCATGTGCACAATGAAGTGGGTTTCCTGATGTCTTAGGcagtgtttctattattttaaaTCCTAGTGGCCTGAGGGTGGAATGCCTACTGAGCCTCAGCTGGTCTGGTGTATCCGATACCTTTTACCCGACCTCAACAGGAAGAAAAGGTTACCCTGGTGGTTTGGATCTTTAATGATTCTCTTAGCCTTTTTCTTGTAACGCCTGTAAATATCTTTTAGGCTTATTGTAGGCTATGTTTAGCCAATCAAACCACTCTCTGCAGGGCCTTGCAGTCCTGTTAGGTGCTGTTTCTGTACCAGGCAGTGATGTTCCTCGTCAGGACACTCTCAATGATGCAGGAGTAGAAATTCCTCAGTATTTAAGGCGGTACATCAAGGGGGGTCGAACTGGAgggaaaggggactgagtaccgaGGGCCCTCCTGTGAgtagggcccaaaaagatgttAGAATGAATATCTGTGGATgcgggaggggcccatagagaatgccatTCTACAAGGCCCAGAATtgtgtgctacgcccctggatACTTCACTCAGTGAATGAATGAGAGCAAACAGGGTTCTTTTGGAGACTTAAAGAATTTTAAACACACCAAAATGCTACATTTGAGACACCTCTGCTTGTATTCTCTGTCTTGAtcttttgtctttctgtctgagCTGAACAGTTTGGAAAGTCAGCTGCTCAGCATGACTGGTTATTGGCAGCGATGCGGTTTGTATCCATGATGTCAGTAATGCCtcattttttcatatttatgcTGCCTCCATGCGTTATTGGGTTTGAgtttgaaaacacaacagaactGGGAAGCATGCAGTgaaaaacactgtgtgtgtgtgtgtgtgtgtgtgtgtgtgtgtgtgtgtgtgtgtgtgtgtgtgtgtgtgtgtgtgtgtgttcgtgcgtgcgtgcgtgcgtccaCAGGGTTTCTCCCTGGGTGACTCAGTCCCACCGAGACCCAATCTGTTCAGCTCAGGGAGAGTGAGAGGTTtgcagaggaaggaggagacaCCACTATCGAAATGGCAAATAATtacaatttaaaaattaaaacattccTCAAGCTTCCGCCCATACTTCCAAATGCCTGGCCTACAAATAGAGGGCAAATAAGCGAGAAATCACTTGTAGACTACAGGACTAGAGTGGGTGTCCTGGCATGAGGAAAGAAAAGTATGTTTCAGCACAATCGACAAATAATGTTggtgttatataatatttttactgtCAACCTCtgttgctgtctctctctctctctctctctctctctctctatctctctctctctctctctctctctctctctctctctctctctctatcatcCTCTTATCAGAGGATTACACAAAACGCTCTGTGAATTGGTGAATTTAATATACAGGGTAACAAAAGTCCCAGGTCACCAACCAGCATGTGAGAGTCACGGTTTAATTTTGTCATAGCTTTATATTATTGCAAAATCACAAATTAGGCACATTTATTAATACGTTCTAACAATCTAACAGCAAATGTAAAACCTTTAACGAGTTTCACATTATATATGAATAAATAGCCCTTGTTTGATTAAAAAATGGTGTGTGGGCTCAGCGGGTGGGGGGTTGCAGATTAATTCATAAGAGCGACAATGTTTAGTTAATTATTTGATGTGAGGATATCTTTGTCATATATAAAAGTAAACTAAaaatatttgggttttggactgttaatTGAATAAAATAAGATGCATAAATACATTAACTAATTATTACATTATAGCATTTTTCAcaaattttcttatttttttataaacaaaacaatgaatatattataaattatgTTAATTTAATCAAATAGTTCAAATCCATTGTGTTAAGGCATGACGTCTATTCAGGTTGACTTTGTACATTTCATGTCAGATTTTAATTCAGGCTTTTTGTTGTTGGTTgaattttgctttttttgctcAGGTGTAAGGCACAGATATGAGCTCAGTTTGAGTTGTTACTGAGCCTGTTACTATTGTAATTATGATATTCCAGAGAGCCTGTGGCCACGGGACTCCTGCCTGCTCGTGCTCTCTGGCTCATTAATTGTTGCCAGCTGAGACCAATCAGGTCCTCACTATGCTAACGAGAGAAGCTACATCAGCTGAGTGCAAGCTCACACTGTAGTGAGCCTCACAAGATGACAAATGTCCAGGGACAAAGCTTCTTTTCTCTATGTTTCATACCTGTACTTGTTTTACAAGTTTTGTGCTGGCTTGCAGGCATACTGCTAAATACTGATTTATGTTAAATGACTGTATTTGTTTGTAAGTGAAAGTACCAGTAAACACCTTCACTACCACCTTAAAACATCACTCAGCTACTCAGCTATTTTGAGAGActttcacaaatacacacactagAGTGAGATTGCCCGTTAGTGGGAAGCATGTGTAATTAACGGTATTTTTGCTGTGGGCTAGCCTCGTTAGCTGGTAGCGTATGTGTGGTGTCAGGCTGCAATCTGTCGTGAGGTTTAATGAGGATCCTCCTGCAACCTAACTCGGGGCGAGTCAGCATGTTTGTTCAGCACCGAGAGGACAGCGGCATGTGTGGCCAAATGATTCATCAGAAGAAAAATGTGCACACCTTCCTTTGTGTCACGTCAGCTTTTTGATCAACTTTTTGCATTGATTTACATAATTTGGAACAATGTCATCTGTCTGTTACTTGTGTGCATTGCTAAAGCTCTCTGTCTGGAGGCATGTGCACCTTCTATCAAATATATAGCTGTGCTTGCATGTGCTGTGGCTGAAGCAATAATTGTTCATACCACTACATCAGTCAAACAGGTAATTTCTCAGATAAATATAGAATAGTTATCATGCTCTATACCTACACAAAAAATGCATGAACTTTACAGTGTGTCGTAATAGAGGAAGAAGCATGCCAAAACACGCCAAGCACTAGTCTGTCCTTCCATATTCATTTCCGGAAGTAAATCATTTTTGTAATCCTAATCTGAATGTGGTAAGAgattaacagagagagagagagaaagagagagagagagagagagagagagagagagaggagaggtagagagagagagagggggggggggtgcagcCTCTCTAATCTCTTACAAATTCCAAAATGTTGCTTTACAAAGTACTATTACTTTTCTGTTGTCCATTGTGTTTTACTTAACAAGTAGACTATCTCATGTTGGACCCCATTTTGATTTATACATCATTATACTGGAATATATTTGATTGCATAGATGTATAAAGAGATTATGCAGTCTGCTGTGTGAAAATGGGGGAGGGAGTGAAATCCACATGCATAGAGAAATATAACGACTTGCTGGATGAGAGTGTATAGACAGGCTgacagctagatagatagatagataaatagatagatagtgaCAGATCATGGTGTAAAAGCTAGAGTGAATTATTTATCTCacccaaaaatataaataatttagCAGCGTCAGAGTCTGATTTGTCTTGTGTTCGTGTGCGTGAATAAGTTATCTTGGATTTTCGATGTGAGAGATGAATTGCCTTGAACGTTTGCTTGAAACACATTGAGCTGAATTCAATGCAGTGACACTTGTTTTGGGATCTTATTAAAGCTTGAATTTAAAGCaagtttttaaaaatacaaccATCCTCATCACATTGAACAAATCCTTGTTATGATTGTGCCCGTTTCTGTGCATAATTCTCCAGCTCACTGACTAACTGGATCAGCCCAATGGAAAGTGGGGCTGATCCTgacacacaaatgcattttgCTGTGAACTCACACCTactcaaaaacaaacacactcagGTTAAGGCTAAAACATAAACTAGAACGTGTGGCACTATGTCTAATTTAATCTGAGAAATGTATCTGCAGAAAGCATTTACTTAAGTCTAAGTCTgagcgcgtgcgtgtgtgtgtgtgtgtgtgtgtgtgtgtgtgtgcgtgcatgtgtgtgtgtgtgtgtgtgtgtgtgtgtgtgtgtgtgtgtggaggggggggggttgataCACAGATGGCCGCTTTCCTGACTTCTCTGTTTGACTccgtggaaaaaagtgacactcACCACTTGACAAAAAGGGCCAGCCTAACAGCCTATAACAAGCATCTTATAACAACAAATGCCTCTTCTAAGGCAACTGATAATTAACACTActgtaaaataatttaaaggTAAACACAGAAGTTCCTTGGTTGgcacaaaaaaatgtgtgtttgacaGAATGGATgtattttgggaaataaaaCTTCAGGCTCTTTCACTCCTTTAAATATCTCTGTTCACCGTCTAAATTCCTTCATGATGTGGTTAGATATCGGTCTCCAGAGAGctcctgtgtctgtgttgtctgcatggaggtgtgtgtgtgtgtgtgtgtgtgtgtgtgtgtgtgtgtgtgtgtgtgagaaagaggtagagagagagagaaagtcagTGAATTTTATACACATTTTACAAAGACACTACAGTGACACCCATttatgaaaatattgtaaattgCTTCTCGCCGAGAAAGGAAGAGATCAATGTGGTGTCTGGAAGATGTACATGAAGTTGAAGACAAGCTGTTTTCTGACACCAGGCCAGCATCAGCATGTCACCCCACTATCACCTATCCTAATCAGGCTGTTTAAAGAATCAGTATTGTAAAGATGCATAACTTCACAGTGTTAACCTGTTACACTGTGTTCAACTCACAAGTGGGTCCATCACTGCAAACTTTTGACAAAGTGTTGTCTATACCAACAGATAAACCCAAAACGCATTGTTTTTCATGGCAGCAATATTACTGCAAATGGAAATAGATTTGGAAGCCTTTTGATCCACATTATGTATGTGCAGAGGTTGATTTGTAGTTCTCCTTTCCTGCatgctctgtctctgtgtctccccTCAGGCTGATTGAGAAGCGGCAGCCCAATGGAGAAACCATTGAATTATCAGCGGAAGGACGTCCTGAGCTGGTGGAGGAGAAGGAGCTGCCGGTGGTGGACTGTACCTGCTTTGGCTTGCCGAGGAGGTATATCATCGCCATCCTGTCTGGCCTGGGATTCTGCATCTCTTTTGGCATCCGGTGCAACCTGGGTGTGGCCATTGTAAGCATGGTGAATGACCACACTGTCTACAAAGGCAACAAGGAAGTACTTGTGGTAAGTGACAAAACAGAAATCAAAGCTCTTGGATTTACTGCATCAGTCTGCCTTTGACAAGGACATTTGCATTATTTATTAGGATTTGTTTCTGTCCCTCTATGATCTGCTTTATTTCTGCTTAGAGGCTGAGTAATgccaattcatatttttttaataaaagaattaaataaatgatagagaaaacactgttctcaGGCCACTTGTACATGAGTGATACAATGTAAGCAAACATTTTGTACTGTATTTGTGCCTTCTTTCCCACTCACCACTTTACCTCCTCATTTTGGAAGTGAAAGCTatataatgtttgtttgttgttttgaagTGAGTACATTTCTAATCGAATGAAGTTAAAGTCATATATCTTCTTTTCTCCAGGCTGCACAGTTCACCTGGGACCCTGAGACAGTGGGGATGATCCACGGCTCCTTTTTCTGGGGCTATATCGTCACACAGATCCCGGGTGGCTTTATATGTCGAAAATTTGCAGCCAACAGGTAAATGTCTTCATGTTTATATCTTTTCCAATACAGGCATTACTGTAATCTGGTGTAAATTGgttgatttgataaaaaaaaaaaagacaatcgTGCTGGGTATGACTAATTCTTTAAATCAGATGTCAAATATTGAGCATCAAACCACACAAAAATTCAGGAAAAGTACGTTCAACATGGTTGTCACGAAGCACAGTGGACCCAAAAGCACGACTCAAAGCAGATGTAACAAGTAATGGAGTTTATTGTAGAAAAGTACAATGCAGACGAAGGTACAAAAACGGCAGGCAAAAACGTGGTCAAAAGCAGGCAAGAGGTCATACAAAAACACATGGAAGAGACACTAGGAATAACGCTGGAGAGTGAGACACGAGGTACAACAATCTGGCAACAGGGACACAAGGTAAGTATATATACACTGAGGTGGGTggacacaattacacacaggtGGCACACATTAGGGAAGGGAGGGTAATTGCACAGGCAGGAAGGCAGACAAAGACTGGAAGACAAGTGAcctgaaacagaaacagacggTGAGTATTTCaacataaaacaggaagtcaacacaaacaaaacaaaaatgaactAAGAGCGTGAGCTGGACCTGACAATGGTCTTCATAAGCAGATACCGGGTGCAGCAGCATTGATAAAACAAGCACCAGTTAACAACTCCAATCATATTTAGGACCACGACCATGAAGCTTCATCCTTTTAGTGAAACGTTTGTTTTATCTAATTGCCATTTTTGTGCTGCTGTTGTTACTGTTGAATATCCAATCTGCTTGTTTGTCTTTTGTGTGTTTAAGAGTGTTTGGCTTTGCTATAGTAGCCACATCCACCCTCAACATGCTGATTCCATCTGCTGCTCGCTGCCATTACAGCTGCGTCATACTGGTCAGGATATGCCAGGGCCTTGTTgaggtacagtatgtgtcacaTGTGCTCTGTGTAAGACTAGCCCTACATGCAAGAGTGTTTTCCTGACTATATTGTGTCCTTCAGGGTGTATCATACCCAGCCTGCCATGGGATCTGGGCCAAGTGGGCGCCTCCTCTTGAGAGAAGTCGATTAGCCACAACAGCCTTTTGTGGTAACGTTTCTCGCCTTACTGACACATGTATCCCCAAATTCAATATCTCTGATAATCTGCAGAAACTTTGGGATCTCCACTAGAGTTAAGTTCTGTGAGTTTGAACATGAGGTTGCAAAGATAGAGCAGCCAGAGGTTCCTGCAAAGCTTAAGAATTGAATATGTTATGTGGATTTTAcagtggccctgaagtgcaaaccaCGACAGCAAATCCCACAATACGACAGCAAATTgtcacaacacgacagcaaatcccGCATCACGACAGCAAAtcccacaacacaacagcaaatcgcACAACACCACACAATTCACcacaacatgacagcaaatcccacagcaagacagcaaatcccgcaacatgacagcaaatcccacaacacgacagcaaatcccacaacacaacagcaaatcgcACAACACCACACAATtcaccacaacacaacagcaattcaccacaacacgacagcaattCACCACAACACAACGGTAATTGCCACAACACTACAGCAATTCACCACAACATAATAGCATTGGTGAGACTGAGACCAAAAGGAACGCATTGGTCACTGATCCTCCTGATTGGTTGTGTGGCACAGGCACATAGTATATTTGGGCTATCTGTTAATTTTAAGGCAAGTTTACTCAAACATTCATTCAGACATTGGGCCAACTGAAGAAGGCAGTGCAAACCAACAGTTTACACCAACACATGATCTTGTGCCTTTTTACTCACATAAGGAATAAATTAAATGGGGGTATCTGTAATTTTTGCAAatatacaaaattaaataatacaaaACATAACAGTGTCAAGTACCCCAAAATATACTATGTGCCACACAACCAATCAGGACAAGGATCAGTGTCCAATACGTACCTCCCCTTTCCGTTTCAGTCTTACCAATGCTGTCATGTTGTGgcgatttgctgttgtgttgtgggaTTTGCGGTTGTGTTgtttgatttgctgttgtgggatttgctgtcgtgttgtggtaAATTACTGTCCTGTTGTGGCAaattgctgtcgtgttgtgagATTGCTGTAGTGTTGTGGGATTTGCTGTCGtggtttgcacttcagggccaccgtaggaTTTATACTGAATAACAATAAATATTGAGCATTTTGATTGTGGAAATTATTACATGATTATGAGAGAAAATTAATAATTAGTTGGTTTTCTCTGTTTGATGCCTTCTTAGGATCCTATGCAGGGGCGGTGGTGGCCATGCCTTTAGCTGGGATACTGGTGCAATACACTGGGTGGTCTTCAGTATTCTATGTCTATGGTTAGTGTCCTTATAATGAAATATGTGTTTGCTTACTGCATGACTATGACTGTTAAGCCAAGTAATACATTAATACATACACTAGCACTCCTCAGTTCAGATGCAAATGTTTCCACATCCATTaagtactgtgttttttttgcttacaATCAAGACTAAATGGCAAAGCTTTTATTAAATCTCAAGGATTTATGTGTCTACATTAGGAGTTTAAAAAGTCCACCCCCGCCTACTACTGATGTTGTTAAACTTGAGCAGCTActtctcattttctctctttttactCCTGTACCCTTTAActatctttctctttctctgctttaccCATGTCTTCTGCTTTCtatctctctgcctctcctaGGCAGCTTTGGGATATGCTGGTATTTGTTCTGGATTCTGGTGTCGTATGAGAGTCCCGCTGCTCATCCCACTATTACACCGGAGGAGAGGAAGTACATTGAAGAGGCAATCGGAGAGTCTGCAACATTTCTCAATCCTCTGCATGTAGGTCTCATAgacctgcacacaaacacagatagtgCAGATGTACACATGAATGTATACATGTTCAGCTGACTTTCTAGTTCTTGATCCATCTTAGTGAAGTCAGCAAATCCCATTATAATAATATTCCTTTTGGTGGCAGAAATTTAAAACACCATGGAGACACTTCTTCACCTCCATGCCAGTCTACGCCATCATTGTGGCCAACTTCTGCAGGAGCTGGACCTTCTACCTGCTGCTCATCAGCCAGCCAGCCTACTTTGAAGAAGTATTTGGCTTTGAGATCAGCAAGGTGAGATTATATCAGCTATAAagactttcttcttcttctttacagAAGCTatagtttgatttttttttttcagaaatgtcTATTCACAATTGGAATACACCCAAAGCTGCAGTCGACTACTGTAGCCAACTGCAATTTCACTGGAGAGTTTAAGTGTTAAGGCTTTGCTCTAGGTCACTTCAACTGGAGTTAAAGGGAAATGCTGGTATTTTCCCCATAATTGTGGCTCTTGTGACTATGGGTCATAATGACGTTGCCTTTAAGCATTTTAAATGATTCATGTAAAATGTttataatataaaattaaatataaattatttggAAATCT
This window of the Sander lucioperca isolate FBNREF2018 chromosome 21, SLUC_FBN_1.2, whole genome shotgun sequence genome carries:
- the slc17a7a gene encoding solute carrier family 17 member 7a produces the protein MDIRPDRFKAVAAKTLGKINRLIEKRQPNGETIELSAEGRPELVEEKELPVVDCTCFGLPRRYIIAILSGLGFCISFGIRCNLGVAIVSMVNDHTVYKGNKEVLVAAQFTWDPETVGMIHGSFFWGYIVTQIPGGFICRKFAANRVFGFAIVATSTLNMLIPSAARCHYSCVILVRICQGLVEGVSYPACHGIWAKWAPPLERSRLATTAFCGSYAGAVVAMPLAGILVQYTGWSSVFYVYGSFGICWYLFWILVSYESPAAHPTITPEERKYIEEAIGESATFLNPLHKFKTPWRHFFTSMPVYAIIVANFCRSWTFYLLLISQPAYFEEVFGFEISKVGMVSALPHLVMTIIVPIGGQLADYLRTHNLMTTTNVRKLMNCGGFGMEATLLLVVGYSHTKGIAISFLVLAVGFSGFAISGFNVNHLDIAPRYASILMGISNGVGTLSGMVCPLIVGAMTKHKTREEWQGVFLIASLVHYGGVIFYGIFASGEKQPWADIEDTSEEKCGIIDEDELANETDELYRGGGQYGAMNQPVVGSNGGGTGGGAGSGWVSDWDKSEEYVQPPGYNSYMYGGKEEKELR